The Marinitoga sp. 1197 genome contains the following window.
TTGCAAACAATTTTAACGAATTTAAAACACAGTATTTTAATATAAAAAGAATAAAAAATAAAAATGCCAAAATAAAAGGATTTGGTGTATATGTATCTTTAAATGGCTTTAAAACTGTGGTTATTCCATATAATGTTGAATATAAAACTGATGAAGAGGGATTATTATTTTTTCTTTAAATTTAAAAAATATTGACTACCTGCGATTAGATATAAAGTAAGGCGGTAAAGCCTTGCTTTTTTTACTTTACTTTAATATAATTAGTTAAAATGTTGCTTGAATTATTTTTAAGAAAGTTTTATAATTACTGTGAAATAACTTGCAAGGAGGATAAAATATGGATTTTTCAAATTTTTTGGCTTTTTTTACAAATAGCGGATTTGCATACTTTACATGGCAACATATTCTTATGCTTTTTATAGGTTCTATCTTGATTTATATAGCAATAGTAAAACACGCTGAACCTTTACTTTTAATTCCAATAGGATTTGGAATAATACTTGCAAATATACCACCGGAAGTTACGGGTTTATTAAACCCTCCAACCTCGAATCAGGTAGGTGGATTATTGTGGTATATTCAACGTGGAATGTTTTTGGGTATATATCCTCCGTTAATATTTTTAGGGATAGGTGCATTGACTGATTTTTCATATTTAATAGCCGATCCGAGATTAATCTTTTTAGGTGCAGCAGCCCAGGTAGGTATTTTTGGCACATTTGTTGTAGCTAATTTAATAGGATTTAATATAAAAAGCGCAGCATCGATAGCTATTATTGGTGGTGCAGATGGTCCGACATCAATTTATCTGGCATCAAGATTTTCTCCTGAATTATTGGCAGTTATAGCAATAGCTGCTTACTCGTATATAGCGTTAATTCCTATTTTACAACCTCCAGTTTCTAAATTGCTAACCTCAAAAGATGAAAGAAAGATAAGAATGAAAAAAATGAGACATGTTAGCAGAAAAGAAAAAATAATATTTCCTATAGCAACAACCATAGTTGTAGCATTGCTCGTTCCAAAAGCTTTATCATTAGTTGGGTTATTAATGCTTGGAAATTTATTAAAAGAATCAGGTGTAACAAAAAGATTGGCAGAAGCAGCATCGAGATTTATCCTTGATTCAGTAACTATTTTATTAATGCTGTCAGTTGGTAGCACTGCAAGGGCAGATTTGTTCTTAAAACCTACAAGTTTAAAGATTTTCTTATTAGGAGCTGTTGCGTTTATTATTGCAATGACATCAGGGATTTTATTCGCAAAATTAATGAATCTATTTTCAAAAAATAAAATAAATCCTTTAATTGGTGCAGCTGGTGTATCTGCTGTTCCTGATTCAGCAAGGGTTGCACAAACAGTTGCTCAAAGCGAGGACCCAAGCAACTTTATATTAATGCATGCTATGGGGCCAAATGTGGCGGGAGTTATTGGTTCTGCTGTTGCAGCTGGTGTATTTCTATCAATACTTTCATAATGAGGTGGCGAATATATGGCTAAAAAAAGTTACAAAATAGAGATTAATTACTATTTCTGTAAAAACTGTGGTATATGTTACTCAGTATGTCCAACAAAAGCTTTAGATTCTGCTGAATTAGGTAAACCTATAGTTTCTGATGCAGAAAAGTGTATAGGATGTTTAATGTGTGAAAGATTATGTCCCGACATTGCAATAAACGTGGTTGAAAATGTAAAGGTGGTTGAGAACAATGGGTAAAATTGTTTTTATGCAGGGAAATGAAGCAGTTGCAAAAGCTGCGATTAAAGCTGGTTGTAGATTTTTTGCTGGGTATCCAATAACCCCATCAACTGAAGTAGCAGAAACTATGGCAAGAGAGTTGCCAAAAGTTGGCGGAAGATTCATTCAGATGGAAGATGAAATTGCAAGTGCTGCGGCAATAATAGGTGCGTCATTAGCAGGTATAAAATCCATGACTGCTACCAGTGGCCCAGGATTTAGTTTAATGCAAGAAGCACTTGGTTATGCAACAATGACAGAA
Protein-coding sequences here:
- a CDS encoding sodium ion-translocating decarboxylase subunit beta — protein: MDFSNFLAFFTNSGFAYFTWQHILMLFIGSILIYIAIVKHAEPLLLIPIGFGIILANIPPEVTGLLNPPTSNQVGGLLWYIQRGMFLGIYPPLIFLGIGALTDFSYLIADPRLIFLGAAAQVGIFGTFVVANLIGFNIKSAASIAIIGGADGPTSIYLASRFSPELLAVIAIAAYSYIALIPILQPPVSKLLTSKDERKIRMKKMRHVSRKEKIIFPIATTIVVALLVPKALSLVGLLMLGNLLKESGVTKRLAEAASRFILDSVTILLMLSVGSTARADLFLKPTSLKIFLLGAVAFIIAMTSGILFAKLMNLFSKNKINPLIGAAGVSAVPDSARVAQTVAQSEDPSNFILMHAMGPNVAGVIGSAVAAGVFLSILS
- a CDS encoding 4Fe-4S dicluster domain-containing protein; translated protein: MAKKSYKIEINYYFCKNCGICYSVCPTKALDSAELGKPIVSDAEKCIGCLMCERLCPDIAINVVENVKVVENNG